In Aestuariibaculum lutulentum, one DNA window encodes the following:
- a CDS encoding DUF4197 domain-containing protein, giving the protein MIKKIFTVALVFTLNACADLQQVINQLPQTGTTIGNDQIASGLREALNLGIEKQVSKLTQTDGFYKNDLVKILLPEELQQVDKGLRSIGLGSLADEGIKALNRAAEDAVKEATPIFVDAVKQITFTDAKNILLGNDNAATQYLTGKTQTPLYEKFHPVINSSFSKVGADKIWTNLINKYNSIPFTNDVNPDLTDYVTSEALEGVYTMIAVEEKEIRTDISSRTTTLLKQVFALQD; this is encoded by the coding sequence ATGATAAAAAAGATTTTTACAGTAGCATTGGTTTTCACTTTAAATGCCTGTGCCGACCTACAACAAGTTATTAATCAACTTCCACAAACCGGAACAACTATAGGAAACGACCAAATTGCATCTGGTTTAAGAGAAGCTTTAAATTTAGGAATAGAAAAACAAGTATCGAAACTAACCCAAACCGATGGTTTTTATAAAAATGATCTGGTTAAAATATTACTTCCTGAAGAATTACAACAAGTCGATAAAGGTCTTAGAAGTATTGGTTTAGGAAGTTTAGCTGATGAAGGTATTAAAGCTTTAAATCGCGCTGCTGAAGACGCAGTAAAAGAAGCGACGCCTATTTTTGTCGATGCTGTGAAACAAATCACTTTTACAGATGCCAAGAACATTCTTTTAGGTAATGACAATGCTGCTACACAATATTTAACAGGAAAAACCCAGACTCCTCTTTACGAAAAATTTCACCCCGTAATTAACAGCTCTTTTTCAAAAGTAGGTGCTGATAAAATCTGGACTAACCTAATTAACAAATACAATAGTATACCTTTTACTAATGATGTTAATCCGGATTTAACCGATTATGTTACTAGTGAAGCCTTAGAAGGTGTTTACACCATGATAGCTGTTGAAGAAAAAGAAATTCGTACCGACATTTCATCAAGAACAACCACTTTACTGAAACAGGTTTTTGCACTTCAAGATTAA
- a CDS encoding Lacal_2735 family protein, which yields MDRLDRIRIDQEKLKNKYKLLMEQAYNLRQTDSAQSDISEYMAIKLLNKLNRLKYLSREQQKTLV from the coding sequence ATGGACAGATTAGACCGCATAAGAATCGATCAGGAGAAGCTTAAAAATAAATATAAGCTTTTAATGGAACAGGCGTATAATTTGCGTCAGACGGATTCTGCGCAAAGTGACATTTCTGAATATATGGCAATCAAACTTCTTAATAAGCTAAATCGTTTAAAATATCTTTCAAGAGAACAACAAAAAACGCTAGTTTAA
- a CDS encoding methylmalonyl-CoA mutase family protein, producing the protein MHTAPYKPKHKVRIVTAASLFDGHDAAINIMRRIIQSTGVEVIHLGHDRSVEEVVNTAIQEDANAIAMTSYQGGHNEYFKYMYDLLKEKGASHIKIFGGGGGVILPEEIKELMDYGITRIYSPDDGRELGLQGMINDLVEQSDFAVGDSLNGEVNDLETKNSKSIARVISSAENFPEVAKETLETIHDKNKTSNIPVLGITGTGGAGKSSLVDELVRRFLIDFPEKTIGIISVDPSKRKTGGALLGDRIRMNAINNPRVYMRSLATRQSNLALSKHVNEAIEVLKAAHYDLIILETSGIGQSDTEIIEHSNVSLYVMTPEFGAATQLEKIDMLDFADLVAINKFDKRGALDALRDVKKQYMRNHELWEVNQDDLPVFGTIASQFNDPGMNSLYKAVMDKIAEKSGVDLQSTFEISKEMSEKIFVIPPSRTRYLSEIAETNRAYDKTAVEQVEVAQKLYGIYKTIESVVGAVPELDKTGIDFEALPITENNSAFVKLLIAEFDRVKMNLDPYNWEVITGWSEKVEKYKNPIYSFKVRDKEIKIETHTESLSHTQIPKVALPKYQAWGDILRWTLQENVPGEFPYTSGLYPFKRTGEDPTRMFAGEGGPERTNRRFHYVSLGMPAKRLSTAFDSVTLYGNDPDYRPDIYGKIGNAGVSICCLDDAKKLYSGFNLADAMTSVSMTINGPAPMLLGFFMNAAIDQQCELYIKEQGLEKVVEDKIEAIYKEKGVERPIYNGELPEGNDGLGLMLLGVTGDQVLPEDVYNRIKTETIAQVRGTVQADILKEDQAQNTCIFSTEFALRLMGDVQEYFIDNNVRNFYSVSISGYHIAEAGANPITQLALTLSNGFTYVEYYLSRGMDINKFGPNLSFFFSNGIDPEYAVIGRVARRIWAKALKQKYGANSRAQMLKYHIQTSGRSLHAQEIDFNDIRTTLQALYAIYDNCNSLHTNAYDEAITTPTEESVRRAMAIQLIINKELGLARNENPIQGSFIIEELTDLVEEAVLTEFDRITERGGVLGAMETMYQRSKIQEESLYYETLKHNGEFPIIGVNTFLSSKGSPTIQPKEVIRATEEEKQFQIKTLENLHKTYEGRIETVLAKVQEAAIQNRNVFEVLMEATKVCSLGQITDALFEVGGQYRRNM; encoded by the coding sequence ATGCATACAGCTCCTTATAAGCCAAAACATAAAGTAAGAATTGTTACCGCTGCCTCGTTATTCGATGGTCACGATGCAGCTATTAATATTATGCGCCGTATCATACAATCTACCGGTGTAGAAGTGATTCATCTTGGACACGATAGAAGTGTTGAAGAAGTAGTAAATACCGCCATTCAGGAAGATGCCAACGCCATCGCTATGACCTCATATCAAGGAGGACACAACGAGTATTTTAAATACATGTACGATTTGTTAAAGGAAAAAGGAGCATCGCATATCAAGATATTTGGTGGCGGTGGAGGCGTTATTCTTCCGGAAGAAATTAAAGAGTTGATGGATTATGGTATTACTCGTATTTATTCACCTGACGATGGTAGGGAGTTAGGATTACAGGGTATGATTAACGATTTGGTTGAACAATCTGATTTTGCAGTTGGCGATTCATTAAATGGAGAAGTTAATGATTTGGAAACAAAGAATTCAAAATCGATTGCTCGTGTTATTTCATCGGCTGAAAACTTTCCGGAAGTAGCAAAGGAAACTTTAGAAACAATTCACGATAAAAATAAAACTTCAAATATTCCAGTTCTTGGAATTACTGGAACGGGAGGCGCAGGAAAGTCGTCGTTGGTTGATGAATTGGTTCGCAGATTTTTAATCGATTTTCCGGAAAAAACCATTGGAATCATTTCAGTAGATCCTTCTAAACGTAAAACGGGAGGCGCACTTTTGGGCGATCGTATTCGAATGAATGCCATTAATAATCCGAGAGTTTATATGCGTAGTTTGGCAACCCGTCAATCGAATCTGGCATTATCGAAACATGTAAATGAAGCGATTGAAGTTTTAAAGGCAGCTCACTACGATTTAATTATTTTAGAAACTTCAGGAATCGGGCAATCTGATACCGAAATTATAGAGCATAGCAATGTATCTTTATATGTGATGACTCCTGAATTTGGAGCCGCTACACAACTGGAGAAAATTGATATGTTGGATTTCGCCGATTTGGTAGCCATTAATAAATTCGATAAACGCGGTGCTTTAGATGCCTTACGCGATGTGAAAAAGCAGTACATGCGTAACCACGAATTGTGGGAAGTGAATCAGGACGATTTACCGGTTTTCGGAACCATTGCTTCGCAGTTTAACGATCCGGGAATGAATTCGCTTTATAAAGCGGTGATGGATAAGATTGCTGAAAAATCCGGAGTCGATTTACAGTCTACTTTTGAAATTTCAAAAGAAATGAGCGAGAAGATTTTTGTCATTCCACCAAGTAGAACGCGTTATTTATCGGAGATTGCTGAAACCAATCGGGCTTATGATAAAACGGCTGTTGAACAGGTTGAAGTAGCTCAAAAGTTATACGGTATTTATAAAACCATTGAATCTGTAGTTGGAGCAGTCCCGGAATTGGATAAAACAGGAATTGATTTTGAAGCTTTACCTATAACTGAAAATAATTCAGCTTTTGTAAAACTATTAATTGCTGAATTTGATAGAGTAAAAATGAATCTCGATCCATACAACTGGGAAGTCATCACAGGTTGGAGTGAGAAAGTTGAAAAGTATAAAAACCCGATTTATTCATTTAAAGTACGTGATAAGGAAATTAAAATAGAAACCCACACCGAATCTTTATCGCATACGCAAATACCAAAGGTAGCTCTGCCAAAATATCAGGCTTGGGGAGATATTCTTCGATGGACTTTACAGGAAAATGTGCCAGGAGAATTTCCGTATACTTCAGGATTGTATCCGTTTAAGCGCACAGGCGAAGATCCTACGCGTATGTTTGCCGGAGAAGGAGGTCCAGAGCGTACCAATCGTCGTTTCCATTACGTGAGTTTAGGTATGCCTGCAAAACGTTTGTCAACGGCTTTCGATAGTGTTACTTTGTATGGTAACGACCCTGATTATCGCCCGGATATTTATGGTAAAATTGGTAATGCCGGTGTGAGTATTTGTTGTTTAGACGATGCTAAAAAACTGTATTCCGGATTTAATTTAGCCGATGCCATGACTTCGGTGAGTATGACGATTAATGGTCCTGCACCTATGTTGTTAGGCTTTTTTATGAATGCCGCTATCGATCAGCAATGTGAGTTATATATTAAGGAGCAAGGTCTTGAAAAAGTGGTAGAAGATAAAATCGAAGCGATTTATAAAGAAAAAGGAGTCGAGCGTCCTATATATAATGGAGAGTTACCTGAAGGAAACGATGGTTTAGGCTTAATGTTGTTAGGTGTTACTGGAGATCAGGTATTGCCGGAAGACGTTTATAATAGAATTAAAACGGAAACCATTGCTCAGGTTAGAGGAACGGTGCAAGCTGATATATTAAAAGAAGATCAGGCACAGAATACCTGCATATTTTCAACGGAGTTTGCTCTGAGATTAATGGGCGATGTTCAGGAGTATTTCATTGATAATAACGTTCGTAATTTTTATTCGGTGTCTATTTCTGGTTATCATATTGCAGAGGCAGGAGCAAACCCAATTACGCAGTTGGCATTAACCTTATCAAACGGATTTACCTACGTAGAATACTATTTGTCAAGAGGAATGGATATTAATAAGTTCGGCCCAAACTTATCATTTTTCTTCTCGAATGGTATCGATCCGGAATATGCGGTTATCGGTCGTGTTGCTCGTAGAATCTGGGCTAAAGCTTTAAAACAAAAGTATGGTGCCAACTCAAGAGCACAAATGTTGAAATACCACATTCAAACTTCTGGAAGAAGTTTACATGCTCAGGAAATCGACTTTAACGATATTCGTACCACGCTTCAGGCGTTATATGCCATCTACGATAACTGTAACTCGTTGCACACCAATGCGTATGATGAAGCGATTACAACGCCAACCGAAGAATCTGTACGTCGTGCTATGGCCATTCAGTTAATTATTAATAAAGAATTAGGATTGGCGAGAAATGAAAACCCGATTCAAGGTTCATTTATTATTGAAGAATTAACCGATTTAGTAGAAGAAGCTGTTTTAACTGAGTTCGATAGAATAACAGAACGTGGAGGCGTTTTAGGTGCTATGGAAACCATGTATCAAAGGAGTAAAATTCAAGAAGAAAGCTTGTATTACGAAACATTGAAGCATAATGGTGAATTCCCAATTATAGGTGTGAATACCTTCTTAAGTAGTAAAGGATCTCCAACCATTCAGCCAAAAGAGGTGATTCGAGCTACAGAGGAAGAAAAACAGTTCCAGATAAAAACTTTAGAAAATCTTCATAAAACCTATGAGGGTAGAATTGAAACTGTTTTAGCTAAGGTTCAGGAAGCGGCTATCCAAAATCGTAATGTTTTTGAAGTATTAATGGAAGCCACTAAAGTATGTTCTTTAGGTCAAATTACCGATGCGTTGTTTGAAGTTGGCGGACAGTATCGCAGAAACATGTAA
- the purU gene encoding formyltetrahydrofolate deformylase, which produces MNKITILIHCKDRPNIIASVTNFIAKNEGNIVYIDQFVDREQNEFFMRLESEFTDESFCTEAFKESFKTTLADIFKMKWRIYSSESKPKMALFISKYDHCLYDLLGRYNSGELNLEIPFIISNHKDLKPIADNFKIPFYHIPVTKDNKEDAAKNQLELLEEHGINFIVLARYMQIIPKSMIDKYPNKIINIHHSFLPAFIGAKPYHSAFKRGVKIIGATSHYVTEELDGGPIIEQDVTRVTHAHSIPDLIAKGRDLEKIVLANAVKLHADRKVMVYNNKTVIFS; this is translated from the coding sequence ATGAATAAAATTACCATCCTTATACATTGTAAAGACCGCCCCAACATTATTGCTTCAGTAACCAATTTTATTGCGAAAAATGAAGGAAATATTGTTTATATAGACCAGTTTGTTGATCGTGAGCAAAACGAGTTTTTTATGCGACTGGAAAGTGAATTTACTGATGAATCTTTTTGTACAGAAGCCTTTAAAGAATCTTTCAAAACAACTTTGGCTGATATCTTTAAAATGAAATGGCGTATTTACTCATCGGAAAGCAAACCGAAAATGGCATTGTTCATTTCTAAATATGATCACTGTCTTTATGACTTATTAGGCCGTTATAATTCAGGAGAACTTAATTTAGAAATTCCTTTTATCATCAGTAATCATAAAGATTTAAAACCCATTGCCGATAATTTTAAAATTCCGTTTTATCACATTCCTGTCACCAAAGACAATAAAGAAGACGCGGCTAAAAACCAATTAGAACTTCTTGAGGAACATGGTATTAATTTTATAGTCTTGGCGAGGTATATGCAAATAATACCAAAATCCATGATTGATAAATACCCCAATAAAATCATTAACATCCATCACTCGTTCTTACCAGCATTTATTGGGGCTAAACCTTACCATTCGGCCTTTAAGCGCGGTGTTAAAATTATTGGGGCTACGAGTCATTATGTTACGGAAGAATTAGATGGCGGACCAATTATAGAACAAGATGTAACGCGCGTAACTCATGCACATTCCATTCCCGATTTAATTGCTAAAGGACGTGATTTGGAGAAAATTGTTTTGGCAAATGCTGTAAAATTGCATGCCGATAGAAAAGTTATGGTTTACAATAATAAAACGGTTATATTTTCTTGA